In Microcella indica, the genomic window AAGGAATGGAGAGCCTCGCGCCCGCCCTCGTCGACGAGCTCGTGCCGCTCACGCACTACCTGCCCGCCGCAGCGTCCGTCGCCGTCCTGAGCCCCGAGCGGGTCGCGACGCGCGCCGTGAGCCTCGCCGAGACCAACCGCGAGTTCCTCACGGCGGCCTGGCACGCCGCGACGGCGGGGGCTGAGGCGCCCATCGACCTCGACGCCGGCGACTTCCTCACCGTGAACGGCCTGCGACTCGCGGCGGGCGATCGCGCCTGGTTCACGGTGAGCGCGTTCGACGCCGACGACCCCGAGGTTGTGCGCATCGACGCCTCCGAGCCTCCGAGCTTCGCGGGCACGAGCGCGGGCGCCGTCGACCACGTCGCCGAGCGGGCGCGGGCCGGCTGGTCGATGGTCGTCGTCGCAGGCGGTCATGGTCTCGTCGAGCGCGCCGCCGACGTGCTCGCCGAGCAGGAGGTCGCCGCGCGCGAGGTCGATGAGCTGCCCGACGTGCTCGAGGCCGGCGTCGTCTACCTCGTGCAGGGCAGCGTCGAGCACGGCTTCGAGCTGCCCGAGCTGCGCTTGGGCCTCCTGAGCGAGACCGAGTTCTACGGTCGCAGCGTCGGCTACGATTCGCGGCAGCCGAAGAAGCTCGCGAGCCGCCGCAAGACGCAGGTCGACCCGCTGCAGCTCACGCCGGGCGACCACGTCGTGCACGTCACGCACGGCATCGGGCGCTTCGTCGAGCTCACGACGCGCGAGGTCTCCACGGGCGGCCGCAACGCGGTGAAGACGACGCGCGAGTTCCTCCTGCTCGAGTACGCGCCGAGCAAGCGCGGCTATCCCGGCGATAAGCTCTACGTGCCCACCGACCAGCTCGACTTGCTCAGCCGCTACGTCGGCGGGGAGGCGCCGACGCTCAGCAAGATGGGCGGCAGCGATTGGGCCGCCGCGAAGGGCCGTGCCCGCCGCGCGGTGCGCGACATCGCCGTCGAGCTCGTCAAGCTCTACTCGGCACGCATGTCGAGCAAGGGGCACGCCTTCGAGCCCGACACCCCGTGGCAGCGCGAGCTCGAGGAGGCCTTCCCCTTCGCGGAGACCCCCGATCAGCTCACGACGATCGACGAGGTCAAGGCTGACATGGAGCGGCCGATCCCCATGGACCGCCTGCTTGCTGGTGACGTCGGCTACGGCAAGACGGAGGTCGCCGTGCGCGCGGCGTTCAAGGCCGTGCAGGGCGGCAAGCAAGTGGCCATGATCGTGCCGACGACGCTGCTCGTGAAGCAGCACATGGAGACCTTCGCCGAGCGCTTCGCGGGCTTCCCCGTGCACTTGCGCGCGCTCAGCCGCTTCCAGTCCGACCGCGAGGCGAAGGAGACCCTCGAGGGCCTCGAGCGCGGCACCGTCGACGTCGTCATCGGCACGCACCGCATCCTCAGCCAGGGCGTCCAGTTCAAAGACCTGGGGCTCGTGATCATCGACGAGGAGCAGCGCTTCGGCGTCGAGCACAAGGACGCGCTCAAGAAGCTCAAGACCAACGTCGACGTGCTCGCGATGTCGGCCACGCCGATTCCCCGCACCCTCGAGATGGCGGTGACGGGCATCCGCGAGATGTCGACTCTCGCGACGCCGCCCGAGGACCGCCACCCGATCCTCACCTACGTCGGCGCCTACAGCGACAAGCAGGTCGCGGCCGCGATCCACCGCGAGATGCTGCGCGAGGGGCAGGTGTTCTACGTGCACAACCGCGTGTCGAGCATCCAGCGCGTCGCCTCGCACCTCGCCGAGCTGGTGCCGGATGCGCGCGTCGCCGTCGCCCACGGCCAGATGAGCGAGTCGCTGCTCGAGCAGGTCATGGTCGACTTCTGGGAGCGCAAGTACGACGTGCTCGTCTCGACGACGATCATCGAGACCGGCCTCGACGTCGCCAACGCGAACACGCTCATCATCGACCGCGCCGACAAGTACGGTCTCTCGCAGCTGCACCAGTTGCGCGGGCGCGTCGGCCGCGGGCGCGAGCGCGCCTACGCATACTTCCTGTACGACGAGTCGAAGCCGCTCAGCGAGACCGCGCACGACCGCCTGCAGACGATCGCCGCGCACACCGACCTCGGCGGAGGCATGCAGATCGCCATGAAGGATCTCGAGATCCGCGGCGCCGGCAACCTGCTCGGGGCCGAGCAGGCCGGCCACATCGCTGGAGTCGGCTTCGACCTCTACCTGCGCATGATCGGCGAGGCGGTGAGCACATTTCGCGGCGACGCGGCTGCCGAGCAGACGGAGCTGCGACTCGAACTGCCCGTCGACGCGCGGATTCCCGAGGAGTTCATCGAGAGCGAGCGCCTACGGCTCGAGGCCTATCAGAAGCTCTCGACCGCGGCGGCGCCGACGAGCGACGAGGATGCTCTCGGTGCGGTTCTCGAGGAGCTGGCCGACCGCTACGGCGACCCTCCCGCCCCCGTGCACGCCCTGCTCGCGGTGTCGAGACTGCGGCGGCTCGCCCAGGGTCTGGGACTCAGCGACGTCGTCGTCATGGGGCAGATGCTGCGCATCGTGGGGCTCGAGCTGCCCGACTCGCGCCAGCTGCGGCTGCAGCGCATGTACCCGGGGGCGAAGTACTTCGCGCAGCAGCGCGCCGTCGCCGTTCCGCTGCCGAAGGATGCGAGCGACGACGACCTCATCGAATGGGTCGGGCGCACCCTGGAGAACCTCTACGCCGCAGAGCCCGCTGCCTCCGCCGCTCGCGACTAGGCGTCGGCCTCCGGCTGGGCAGGCGGGGCAGCGAGGGCGAGAGGGCGGGGGAACCGCACGCTGCCCGGCACCTCGTGCACGCGGTACACGGCCATCGGGATGACGACGAGCGTGCGCAGATCGAACAGGATGTGCACGAGCATCGCGAGCAGGATGCTGCCGCTCACGACGTAGAGGGTCGTGAAGAGCAGGCCCACGACGCTCGTCGCGACGACACCGAGCCACCCCTGGTAGGCGTGCAGCGCGCCGAAGACGAGAGCGGCG contains:
- the mfd gene encoding transcription-repair coupling factor, with the translated sequence MSLERLIPALSRARTLEKALDHAARSTDFSVVEGLRVPLLAGLLERRDGPQCLLVIAATGREAEAVQQALACVAPGTTILDLPAWETLPHERLSPSAETVGRRIRTLRALAAWEHDEDARRGDLVVVASVRAALQPLATGLTDIEPVRLRAGGRGYDLAEVTRHLVDLAYTRVDMVTRRGEFAVRGGILDVFPAVAEHPVRVEFFGDEVEQLREFSVADQRSLPDEVASVELPPTRELLLTDAVRQRAREMQHEFPSLQQLLEKIGEGIPVEGMESLAPALVDELVPLTHYLPAAASVAVLSPERVATRAVSLAETNREFLTAAWHAATAGAEAPIDLDAGDFLTVNGLRLAAGDRAWFTVSAFDADDPEVVRIDASEPPSFAGTSAGAVDHVAERARAGWSMVVVAGGHGLVERAADVLAEQEVAAREVDELPDVLEAGVVYLVQGSVEHGFELPELRLGLLSETEFYGRSVGYDSRQPKKLASRRKTQVDPLQLTPGDHVVHVTHGIGRFVELTTREVSTGGRNAVKTTREFLLLEYAPSKRGYPGDKLYVPTDQLDLLSRYVGGEAPTLSKMGGSDWAAAKGRARRAVRDIAVELVKLYSARMSSKGHAFEPDTPWQRELEEAFPFAETPDQLTTIDEVKADMERPIPMDRLLAGDVGYGKTEVAVRAAFKAVQGGKQVAMIVPTTLLVKQHMETFAERFAGFPVHLRALSRFQSDREAKETLEGLERGTVDVVIGTHRILSQGVQFKDLGLVIIDEEQRFGVEHKDALKKLKTNVDVLAMSATPIPRTLEMAVTGIREMSTLATPPEDRHPILTYVGAYSDKQVAAAIHREMLREGQVFYVHNRVSSIQRVASHLAELVPDARVAVAHGQMSESLLEQVMVDFWERKYDVLVSTTIIETGLDVANANTLIIDRADKYGLSQLHQLRGRVGRGRERAYAYFLYDESKPLSETAHDRLQTIAAHTDLGGGMQIAMKDLEIRGAGNLLGAEQAGHIAGVGFDLYLRMIGEAVSTFRGDAAAEQTELRLELPVDARIPEEFIESERLRLEAYQKLSTAAAPTSDEDALGAVLEELADRYGDPPAPVHALLAVSRLRRLAQGLGLSDVVVMGQMLRIVGLELPDSRQLRLQRMYPGAKYFAQQRAVAVPLPKDASDDDLIEWVGRTLENLYAAEPAASAARD